A window of the Gemmatimonadota bacterium genome harbors these coding sequences:
- a CDS encoding phytanoyl-CoA dioxygenase family protein has translation MMSLAEQKAFFEEEGYLIVEGVLSVDELAACHEEIERLHRLSAELESAGDPASSRFQREPYAKGANRPDGLPVLRKIEKTREISTFFRDLSVHPGLLRVVGGLLGPDLLLFRSTLMLKPAFHGSAHAPHQDSAYWPIEPPALVTVSIALNDATTENGCFKVIPRSHTWGLRDWGLIAQAQDAETAHERDLQDARQIEVPLKAGSALFFHSLMVHGSGPNRSSQPRNTALYAYFPPHVRYVPGKGGPREKTYPVACGLDGRKTFTLETAGQQVQAGPGASSPVVTKKNELNFRSK, from the coding sequence ATGATGAGCCTGGCTGAACAAAAGGCCTTTTTCGAGGAAGAGGGATACTTGATCGTCGAAGGCGTGCTGTCGGTAGACGAACTGGCCGCATGCCACGAGGAAATCGAACGCCTGCACCGACTGTCGGCGGAACTCGAGTCCGCCGGCGATCCGGCATCCTCGCGTTTTCAGCGCGAGCCCTACGCGAAGGGCGCGAACCGGCCGGACGGTCTGCCCGTGCTGAGGAAAATCGAAAAAACGCGGGAGATCTCGACGTTCTTTCGCGATCTATCCGTTCATCCCGGGCTGCTCCGGGTAGTGGGTGGATTGCTCGGTCCCGACCTGCTGCTCTTCCGCAGCACCCTGATGCTCAAGCCGGCCTTTCACGGTTCTGCCCATGCGCCGCACCAGGATTCGGCCTACTGGCCCATCGAACCGCCCGCGCTCGTGACCGTCAGCATTGCCCTGAACGACGCCACGACCGAGAACGGCTGTTTCAAAGTCATCCCGCGCAGCCACACCTGGGGGTTGAGAGACTGGGGTCTTATCGCCCAGGCACAGGATGCGGAAACCGCGCACGAGCGCGACCTGCAGGATGCCCGTCAGATCGAGGTGCCGCTGAAGGCCGGCAGCGCGCTCTTTTTCCACAGTCTAATGGTGCACGGGTCCGGTCCCAACCGGTCCTCCCAACCACGCAATACGGCGCTATACGCCTACTTTCCGCCCCATGTCCGCTACGTCCCCGGCAAAGGCGGCCCCAGGGAGAAAACCTATCCGGTGGCGTGCGGTCTGGATGGCAGGAAGACCTTCACGCTGGAGACCGCGGGTCAGCAGGTTCAGGCCGGACCGGGTGCATCTTCCCCTGTTGTAACAAAAAAAAATGAATTAAACTTCCGTTCGAAATAA
- a CDS encoding AAA family ATPase: MTVVEPAADQQQRLEALDTARSFIVQAPAGSGKTELLIQRFLALLARVDRPEAVVAITFTRKAAAEMRHRIVAALGSAAGPRPATPHEAHTWKLAREAVARNDRLDWRLAEHPARLRIQTIDSLCAMLVRRMPWVSRMGAAPRPVDDAGHLYARAARRTVSMLDADGAPPAVSGAVAELLAHLDNHFGRVERLLSIMLGSRDQWMRHVAHRGHRRALRESPALGGPTSEDDTATSGDAPAPRAPEALRAHLEASLEEVIESALERVRNGFPERFKEETVALARFAASNLRASNRASAIDACQEMTGFPGSDAESLPCWTGIAEMFLTGRGTRRQALNVNHGFPPTDDGRAAKERLARIDLDPETAESLHELRTLPPPRFDERQWDVLNALMLLLPVAVEQLRIVFQEEGCVDFTEIGIGARAALGPDEAPTDLARSLDDRIMHLLIDEFQDTSQSQYGLLTRLIRDWRPDDGRTLFLVGDPMQSIYGFREAEVGLFLQARKNGVGAVRPVPLALSVNFRSHPPVVDWVNRVLREAFPLSEDFLSGAVTYEPSEAFKADDSDSCVRFHPFLDRDQEAEAERVVEIITEARARRPEETIAVLVHARSHLAGIVSALRRHGVRFRAVEIDALGDRPVVRDLLALTRALLHPGDRVAWLALLRAPWCGLTLTDLEALAGGDVPSAVWDLLQDPARRERLSPDARSRIDRILPVLADAFALRARLPVRRLVEGVWSALGGQACLETRTEREDASAFLDLLDRVQDGLGIPDERAFADDVARLFAPSDIEAAGDVQLLTVHRAKGLEFDTVILPGLGRLPRSEDPRLLMWHEYARGGRPRLLLAPIRATGSEKDPLYAYLAHIETQKRENERTRLLYVAATRARKCLHLLGHAVPDPEKESLKTPGSRTLLARIWHAVEPEFMEALKDYEGKDPERDTATAKLRGVPLRRLVAGWTPDPPPEDIDFKPLYDPTDPDGDESGHPTFEWVTELQRRVGIVVHQMLQRMYAPDLLDFDDYRLRTALRLEGLAGEKLDEAVSRALAALANTVADERGRWILSRHPHDERELALTTVLDGRIQRYVVDRTFVFEGRRWIIDYKTSAHTGGDLEGFLNNEQQRYRSQLEGYAGVLQSLESGPVNLGLYFPMLQGWRTWTYPGNPH, translated from the coding sequence ATGACCGTGGTTGAACCCGCTGCGGACCAACAGCAACGTCTCGAAGCGCTCGATACCGCCCGGTCTTTCATCGTCCAGGCGCCCGCGGGGTCCGGCAAGACCGAATTGCTCATCCAGCGGTTCCTGGCCTTGCTGGCACGGGTGGACCGGCCGGAGGCCGTCGTGGCCATTACCTTCACCCGCAAGGCGGCTGCGGAGATGCGCCATCGCATCGTCGCGGCCCTGGGAAGCGCCGCCGGACCGCGGCCCGCGACGCCGCACGAAGCCCACACCTGGAAACTCGCGCGGGAAGCCGTTGCCCGAAACGACCGGCTGGACTGGCGGCTGGCCGAGCATCCGGCGCGCCTGCGTATCCAGACGATCGACTCGCTCTGCGCCATGCTGGTGCGCAGGATGCCCTGGGTCTCCCGCATGGGCGCGGCGCCCCGGCCGGTGGACGACGCGGGACACCTGTACGCGCGCGCGGCCCGGCGTACGGTGTCCATGCTGGATGCCGACGGGGCGCCGCCGGCGGTGTCCGGGGCCGTGGCCGAACTGCTTGCCCACCTGGACAACCACTTCGGGAGAGTCGAGCGGTTGCTGAGCATCATGCTGGGCTCCAGGGACCAGTGGATGCGGCACGTGGCCCATCGTGGGCACCGCAGAGCGTTGCGTGAATCTCCGGCGCTCGGCGGGCCCACCTCAGAGGACGACACCGCCACGTCCGGCGATGCTCCGGCACCCCGCGCGCCCGAAGCACTTCGAGCCCACCTGGAGGCCTCCCTTGAGGAAGTCATCGAAAGCGCCCTGGAACGGGTCCGGAACGGGTTCCCGGAGCGTTTCAAGGAAGAGACCGTTGCCCTCGCCCGTTTCGCGGCATCGAATCTGCGTGCGAGTAACCGGGCGAGTGCGATCGACGCATGTCAGGAGATGACCGGGTTTCCCGGGTCGGATGCCGAATCCCTTCCCTGCTGGACCGGAATCGCGGAGATGTTCCTGACCGGGCGGGGAACCCGGCGCCAGGCCCTGAACGTCAACCACGGTTTCCCACCGACCGATGACGGACGGGCTGCCAAGGAACGGCTTGCCCGCATCGACCTGGACCCGGAAACCGCCGAATCGCTGCACGAACTGCGCACACTGCCCCCTCCGCGTTTCGATGAAAGGCAGTGGGACGTCCTGAACGCGCTGATGCTCCTGCTGCCCGTGGCGGTGGAGCAGCTCAGGATCGTCTTCCAGGAAGAGGGATGTGTCGACTTCACGGAGATCGGCATTGGCGCGCGGGCCGCCCTGGGTCCGGACGAGGCGCCCACCGACCTGGCCCGCAGCCTGGACGATCGCATCATGCACCTGCTCATCGACGAATTCCAGGACACCTCCCAGAGCCAGTACGGCCTGCTCACCCGCCTGATCAGGGACTGGCGCCCGGATGATGGCCGGACGCTGTTCCTGGTGGGCGATCCCATGCAGTCGATCTACGGGTTTCGCGAAGCGGAGGTGGGGCTTTTCCTTCAGGCCCGGAAGAACGGCGTAGGCGCAGTCCGACCGGTCCCCCTCGCGCTTTCGGTGAATTTCCGTTCGCATCCACCCGTCGTGGATTGGGTCAACCGCGTGTTGCGCGAAGCATTCCCCCTGAGCGAGGACTTCCTCTCGGGCGCGGTGACCTACGAACCCTCCGAGGCGTTCAAGGCCGATGATTCCGACAGTTGCGTCCGCTTCCATCCCTTCCTCGACCGCGACCAGGAGGCCGAAGCCGAACGCGTCGTCGAGATCATCACCGAGGCACGGGCGCGGCGACCGGAAGAGACCATCGCCGTGCTGGTCCACGCCCGCAGTCATCTGGCCGGTATCGTTTCCGCCCTGAGAAGGCACGGGGTGAGATTCCGCGCCGTGGAGATCGACGCCCTGGGGGACCGTCCGGTGGTACGGGACCTGCTGGCGCTCACGCGGGCGCTCCTGCATCCCGGCGACCGGGTGGCCTGGCTGGCCTTGCTGCGCGCGCCGTGGTGCGGCCTCACGTTGACGGACCTCGAAGCCCTGGCCGGAGGCGACGTCCCGTCCGCGGTGTGGGACCTTCTTCAGGATCCCGCGCGGCGGGAGCGGCTGTCACCGGACGCACGGTCCAGGATCGACCGAATTTTGCCCGTACTCGCCGATGCCTTCGCCCTTCGCGCCCGGTTGCCCGTCCGCCGGCTGGTGGAAGGCGTCTGGTCCGCACTGGGCGGGCAGGCCTGCCTGGAGACCCGGACCGAGCGCGAAGACGCTTCCGCATTTCTCGATCTCCTGGATCGGGTTCAGGACGGCCTGGGGATTCCGGACGAGAGAGCCTTCGCCGATGACGTCGCCCGCCTTTTCGCGCCTTCCGACATCGAAGCCGCCGGGGACGTACAGCTGCTGACCGTTCACCGGGCCAAGGGGTTGGAGTTCGATACGGTCATCCTGCCCGGCCTGGGCCGTCTTCCGCGGTCGGAGGACCCGAGGCTGCTCATGTGGCACGAATACGCCCGTGGCGGCCGGCCCCGGCTTCTGCTGGCGCCTATTCGCGCCACCGGCAGTGAAAAGGACCCGCTCTACGCCTACCTGGCCCACATTGAAACGCAAAAACGCGAGAACGAAAGGACCCGGTTGCTCTACGTGGCCGCCACCCGGGCCCGGAAATGCCTGCATCTGCTCGGGCACGCCGTACCCGATCCGGAGAAAGAATCCCTGAAGACGCCGGGTTCCCGGACGCTGCTGGCGAGGATCTGGCACGCCGTTGAGCCGGAGTTCATGGAAGCGCTGAAGGACTACGAGGGAAAAGACCCGGAACGCGACACGGCCACGGCGAAACTCCGGGGGGTGCCGCTCCGCCGCCTGGTTGCGGGTTGGACGCCCGACCCGCCGCCCGAAGACATCGACTTCAAACCGCTTTACGATCCGACGGATCCCGACGGCGACGAGTCGGGTCATCCCACCTTCGAATGGGTAACCGAACTTCAGCGCCGGGTGGGCATCGTCGTGCACCAGATGCTCCAGCGCATGTACGCACCGGATCTCCTGGACTTCGACGATTACAGGCTTCGCACGGCGCTCCGGCTGGAAGGGCTGGCCGGCGAAAAGCTGGACGAGGCGGTTTCCCGGGCGCTGGCCGCCCTGGCGAACACGGTTGCCGACGAAAGAGGACGCTGGATTCTGTCCCGGCACCCGCACGACGAAAGAGAACTCGCCCTTACCACCGTCCTCGACGGCAGGATCCAGCGATACGTCGTGGACCGGACTTTCGTGTTCGAAGGCAGGCGCTGGATCATCGACTACAAGACCAGCGCCCATACCGGCGGGGATCTCGAGGGCTTTCTGAATAACGAACAACAACGGTACCGGAGCCAGCTGGAAGGCTACGCGGGCGTTCTGCAGTCGCTGGAATCCGGGCCGGTCAACCTGGGCCTGTATTTCCCTATGCTGCAGGGGTGGCGGACGTGGACGTACCCGGGGAACCCCCATTGA